Proteins encoded in a region of the Veillonella parvula genome:
- a CDS encoding CBS domain-containing protein, whose translation MKIQEVMNKYPVTVGKDAPISDVADLLVKYNLTAVSVVDDDNKLLGIISEGDLLYKKVRPHVPHYVNVLGASIYYNGIGEYNAQFKKLLASHVHELMTDEVITTTPDKDVEEIVSVMLDQHLKNVPVVDKEYRLIGILSRRDIIKLIAKDN comes from the coding sequence ATGAAAATCCAAGAAGTAATGAATAAATACCCTGTTACTGTTGGCAAAGATGCGCCGATTTCTGATGTAGCTGATTTATTGGTTAAATATAATTTAACAGCTGTGTCCGTAGTGGATGATGATAATAAGTTGTTAGGTATTATCTCTGAAGGTGATTTACTTTATAAAAAAGTACGTCCTCATGTGCCTCATTATGTTAATGTATTAGGCGCTAGCATCTATTACAATGGCATCGGTGAATATAATGCTCAATTTAAAAAATTATTGGCATCTCACGTTCATGAGTTGATGACTGATGAAGTAATTACAACCACACCGGATAAAGATGTAGAAGAAATTGTATCTGTTATGCTTGATCAACATTTGAAAAATGTGCCAGTTGTAGATAAAGAGTACCGTTTGATTGGAATTTTGTCTCGTCGGGACATTATCAAATTGATTGCTAAAGATAACTAA